The genomic DNA TTACCGTGATTTTCATCTTCATTGTGCTAACGTTAGTTTTCCGGTCACCAATTGCACCATTAGTGTCGTTGTTGTCAGTTGGGGTGTCATTTATCATTTCGCTAAGCGTTGTGATGAACCTTGTTGATAAATTTAACTTTCCATTATCGAACTTTACCCAGGTCTTCATGGTCGTGGTCCTGTTCGGGATTGGGACCGACTACAACATCTTACTGTTCGATCAATTCAAAGAAGAACTCAGTCATGGCGATAGTCCGGTCGCCGCGACTGGTCGCGCGTTAAAGATTGCCGGACGAACGATCCTATACAGTGGATCGTCACTATTGATTGGGTTTAGTGCCCTGGGGCTAGCGAACTTCTCAATTTACAAGTCAGCGGTTGGGGTTGCCATTGCGGTTGCAATCTTACTGGTCGTCTTGTTAACGTTAAACCCATTCTTCATGGCTATTTTAGGACCACGGTTGTTCTGGCCAACGAAGAAATTTGCGGGTGGTAGTACGAGTAAGATGTGGCACGGCATTGCGGCTTCATCTGTTCGTTACCCAATCATTGCCTTAGTCGTTGTCTTAGGAGTTTCGTTGCCATTTATTTTAACGTATAACAATGAGTTGAACTATGATACGTTGGCTGAATTAAACGACACGATTCCAGCAAAGAAGGGCTTCCAAGTTGTTCAGGATCACTTCTCCAAAGGGACGGCGGAACCGTCAACCTTGTATATTAAGACAGACCATGCCTTAAATAATGAAAAAGATTTAAAAGTCATCGACAGCTTAACGAAACAGTTACAAAAAGTTAAGGGTGTCAAAACGGTGGCGTCCGTCACCCAACCAGGTGGCTCACAAATCGACCAATTATATGTTAGTGATCAATTAGGTACTGTCACTAGTGGGATGAAGTCTGCTAGCAAGGGGCTAACTAAGATCGGTAGCGGGTTAGATAGTGCCAATAGTAAATTGAAGAGTGCCGATATGGATGGTAGCGCGAAGTCGGCTAAGAAGTTAGCGGATGGAGCGGATGAAGTATCATCAGGACTCAATACTTTAAATGGTAAGACTGGGACCCTTTCAAGTGGGGCTAGTCAGTTAGCAAGTGGTTCGAGCTCGTTAGCGAGTGGATTAGTTACTTATACTAATGGTGTTTACACGGTCAATAATGGTTTAAACCAGTTGAATAGTAAGACTGGGACGTTGGCTAGTGGAGTTAATCAGTTGACTACAGGTGCTAATAGTCTGTTTAGTGGGACGAATACTTTGAGTTCTGGATTAGATACCTTGAATGGGTACAAAACCAAAATCTCTAGTGGAACTGGAACTTTAACTTCTGGAGTTTCACAATTGCAAACTGGTGCAACTGCACTAACAGCGGGTCTTCAAAAAATGCAGACCAGTGTTAACTCTAGTGTCTCAGATGCGACAAGTACTGCTAATACACAAAAATTAAATGATTTACAAAAAGGTCTAGAGCAATTAAATGAGGCAATGAAACCGTTGCTGTCTACGAGCTCGACTTCGCTACCAGATATTAGTGGAATGACAACAACTGCTTCGACTCTGGCGGACAACAGTAAGGCTGTTCAAAACGATACAGCTAATTTACAAGAGGCGCTAACTGCTTTGGAAAAAGTGGCCTCAAGTTCTGGAGATGTTAGTTTAAGTGACGATGATATTCAGACGGTGGTAAATGCTGTTAATAAGAACGGTGGAACTGCATTAACTACTCAACAGACTGCTGCATTAACTGCTGCGTTAACTGCCGTCGGAAAACAAATTACTCAAAAAGTTAATAGCGCAAGTTCCTCAATGTCATCAAGCATTACCTCAACTCAGACCAGCGCACAGAAGTTGCAAACAGACTTAGCAGCAATGGGTAAGACAGGTGAAACCTTAACCAAGGAGTTGGATACACTCTCGACATTGAGTAGTGAATTGAAGCAACTATCTAACTTGCAACAATTAGCTAAAAAATCAACGGAGGCCAATAATGGTTCTTTGGAAGTTATCTCAAAGCTGCAATCTGCGATTAGTGGGATGCAACAGATTCAATCTGGCTTAAACGGTACCAATGGATTGGTAGATGGATCTCAACAAATTACTACTGGCTTGAACCAGCTTCAAAGTGGGGCAAGTTCCTTAGCATCACAATTAAATACGTATACCAATGGCGTCTCAACAGCTGCGACTGGTGCAACCAAAGTCAATAGCGGTGCATCACAAGTGTCAACTGGTTTGACAAGCTTACAAGGGCAAATTCCAACGTTAACGAGTGCCATCAGTGCACTTGATTCTGGGACTAACCAATTAGCTGCCAACTCTTCAACGTTAAACAGTGGTGCTTCACAATTGGCTAGTGGGACTGCAAACTTAAATTCACAAGTACCTACCTTGGTAAGTGGTGTAAGTAAGCTTAACAGTGGTGCCTCGCAAGTGGCCTCTGGTAACGAACAGATGTACACCAGTATTCAAAGTTTAGTTGGTCAGATGAAGACGCTCCAAGATGGGTTGAAGACCGCCAGTGACGGGACAACAACGATCAACA from Lactiplantibacillus paraplantarum includes the following:
- a CDS encoding MMPL family transporter, which produces MKGSRRRFTIQAIVWLVVMVAAIIFLPNISSLVRDKGQTKLPSSAKSQVAQVIQNHWGRNQNNTRQVVVVFNNGDSKLTSDQKQAIDGTIQRFKDQKSKYHVKSMTAASDNAAAKKQLISKDKSTELLQLMVGKNQTVANMTKNITAGAKTTGVKTYVTGSDILNDDFTQETEAGIQKTEIITVIFIFIVLTLVFRSPIAPLVSLLSVGVSFIISLSVVMNLVDKFNFPLSNFTQVFMVVVLFGIGTDYNILLFDQFKEELSHGDSPVAATGRALKIAGRTILYSGSSLLIGFSALGLANFSIYKSAVGVAIAVAILLVVLLTLNPFFMAILGPRLFWPTKKFAGGSTSKMWHGIAASSVRYPIIALVVVLGVSLPFILTYNNELNYDTLAELNDTIPAKKGFQVVQDHFSKGTAEPSTLYIKTDHALNNEKDLKVIDSLTKQLQKVKGVKTVASVTQPGGSQIDQLYVSDQLGTVTSGMKSASKGLTKIGSGLDSANSKLKSADMDGSAKSAKKLADGADEVSSGLNTLNGKTGTLSSGASQLASGSSSLASGLVTYTNGVYTVNNGLNQLNSKTGTLASGVNQLTTGANSLFSGTNTLSSGLDTLNGYKTKISSGTGTLTSGVSQLQTGATALTAGLQKMQTSVNSSVSDATSTANTQKLNDLQKGLEQLNEAMKPLLSTSSTSLPDISGMTTTASTLADNSKAVQNDTANLQEALTALEKVASSSGDVSLSDDDIQTVVNAVNKNGGTALTTQQTAALTAALTAVGKQITQKVNSASSSMSSSITSTQTSAQKLQTDLAAMGKTGETLTKELDTLSTLSSELKQLSNLQQLAKKSTEANNGSLEVISKLQSAISGMQQIQSGLNGTNGLVDGSQQITTGLNQLQSGASSLASQLNTYTNGVSTAATGATKVNSGASQVSTGLTSLQGQIPTLTSAISALDSGTNQLAANSSTLNSGASQLASGTANLNSQVPTLVSGVSKLNSGASQVASGNEQMYTSIQSLVGQMKTLQDGLKTASDGTTTINKGVGSANSYLTGLKDSAAAKTYYVPKSTLKGKTYKSALKAYMSGNNHATKLTIVLNENPSSKSAMDKVTAIQKQATNSLKGTALDGATIAIGGQTSETNDTQAIASSDFIRTAAIMLVGILIALMVITRSVLQPFYILGTLLLAYIMSLSITRILSNWFLGQSMLTWNTPFFGFIMLIALGVDYSIFLMMKYREFDNSAATPSTRIVRASAVIGAVVLSAALILSGTFAALMPSGVLTLIQVAMVVIIGLIILVFAIPTIIPSLIRLTYPLTDRMEDETTADKQTKRNRQ